From Scleropages formosus chromosome 1, fSclFor1.1, whole genome shotgun sequence, a single genomic window includes:
- the cfap251 gene encoding cilia- and flagella-associated protein 251 produces MSGVSGTQSPSSLVDSKEEASPPKSGEQNEKADSLTQSDMESGEEEPKKEHEDGQESHLDLGVQGQPRDSQVYTATSRTLFSLEQSRSPSAKTHPLNLEWAFGINKSLPVFNLHHDEQLVVLYGCAHVAVVYNHTSNSQYRFQGHCSLISSLCMSEDKRWLVTADKGSESLVIIWDTYSGIPVRTIFDCHPEGGVAAIALSRDSKLLVSVGAGPIQRVCVWDWTSDTENPLCVTDLSLELGRQHHILFHPNDSSQLLSNSDTHVLFYTMEMEHLHYSVPEISDKTFSKVVGSVSQSIFCLQGSQAISATMAGNLLLWDVAHTTTTHQPHREVIKLIPLQDDGITVLTLNQSFIVTGDIRGHVKFYDNKFKLMTWFSEFNLDPITSISFSKETDIAMLEYGENCSLEAKQFVVQNFVVSTATAMVVYVDAQDGVLQMLVQGDSEAVHAVVCHPLQPFVAFGSHCGVLNIWDYQQKKPNCRKSFPEEKIQCLAYDPQGLYLAVGFASGAVKVMEVLTLEDEDVEYLKYSKNGITHITFSMDSRFLATADAGNAVMVFQLAYEDSRKVWNLLGRYCSHYKPIQDLLFGVCMDTTQPKLLSLGLDRILMEYGFESSSQGELTIRSTEQIEQSAVPTCMAWYPALTTESFLLIASDQYKMKLFNSTDKMCRKTVLGPIYGSPIKKIAILPKSAEGNLDSRYLAFITTDKVGLEILPLDGNPYKSFAIICHPAGVSAFACSCDGKYIFTIGGPDYTIFSWEANLNALEAAASLGGQGLIPFYSLLEGGRDGEFFKEMEDYFYYCQLRSEGINSMKKRRVSTKIPLKEVPFIMRALGFYPTEQELMEIQNEVKFSRYAETGKYVTDIDLEDFIKLFVNHRPAFGISRKEIQHIFEVLGDPNENGEQSVNREELLELLQTIGENMTEEELTECFTTLLGRNPEGGRSELESTEHTAPVALLESEFPTNITMDILTVDILGFPETITEASFSELEGSPAGSQCS; encoded by the exons ATGTCTggtgtcagtggaacacagagcCCCAGTAGCTTGGTAGATAGTAAGGAAGAGGCATCCCCTCCAAAATCAGGAGAGCAAAATGAGAAAGCTGACAGTCTGACACAATCAGACATGGAGAGTGGTGAAGAGGAAccaaagaaagaacatgaggaTGGGCAGGAGAGCCATCTAGATCTTGGAGTCCAAGGGCAGCCAAGGGACTCTCAGGTGTACACAGCCACCTCCAGGACACTGTTTTCCTTGGAGCAAAGCAGATCTCCCAGTGCCAAAACACACCCTTTG AACCTGGAATGGGCTTTTGGAATAAACAAGTCTCTTCCAGTCTTCAACCTGCATCATGATGAGCAGCTGGTGGTCCTGTATGGCTGTGCCCATGTGGCCGTTGTGTATAATCACACTTCCAACTCCCAGTACAGATTTCAG GGTCACTGCAGCCTTATTTCCTCTCTCTGCATGAGTGAGGACAAACGATGGCTGGTGACAGCAGACAAGGGCTCTGAGAGCTTGGTCATCATATGGGACACTTACTCGGG GATCCCTGTAAGGACAATTTTTGACTGCCACCCTGAAGGAGGAGTTGCAGCCATTGCATTGTCAAGAGATTCAAAGCTACTGGTGTCTGTTGGAGCTGGACCCATTCAG agggtgtgtgtcTGGGACTGGACTAGTGACACTGAAAATCCACTCTGTGTGACTGACCTTAGCCTAGAGCTTGGCCGCCAG cATCACATCCTCTTTCACCCCAATGACAGCAGCCAACTTCTCAGTAATAGTGACACTCACGTTTTATTTTATACTATG GAAATGGAACATCTTCATTACTCCGTCCCAGAAATTTCAGATAAG ACCTTCAGCAAAGTAGTTGGCTCTGTAAGTCAGTCCATCTTCTGCCTGCAAGGTTCTCAAGCCATTTCAGCAACGATGGCTGGCAACCTGTTACTGTGGGATGTCGCTCATACCACCACTACCCATCAGCCCCACAGGGAAGTCATCAAGCTCATCCCCCTGCAGGATGATGGCATCACTGTGCTGACCCTCAATCAAAG TTTCATTGTGACAGGTGACATCAGGGGACATGTCAAGTTCTATGACAATAAGTTCAAACTCATGACCTGGTTCAGTGAATTCAACCTGGACCCAATCACCTCCATCagcttctccaaagagacgGATATCGCTATGCTTGAATACGGAGAAAACTGCAGTCTGGAAGCCAAGCAGTTTGTCGTCCA GAACTTTGTGGTGTCCACAGCTACTGCCATGGTGGTCTACGTAGACGCACAAGACGGCGTGCTGCAGATGTTAGTGCAGGGGGACTCTGAGGCTGTGCATGCCGTGGTCTGCCACCCATTACAGCCCTTCGTTGCCTTTGGCAGCCACTGTGGTGTCCTCAACATTTGGGACTACCAGCAGAAGAAGCCCAACTGTAGGAAAAGCTTCCCGGAGGAGAAAATCCAGTGCCTGGCGTATGATCCTCAAG GATTGTACCTGGCAGTGGGATTTGCAAGTGGTGCTGTCAAAGTCATGGAAGTTCTGACCCTTGAGGATGAAGACGTGGAGTACTTAAAGTACAGCAAGAACGGCATAACTCACATTACCTTTTCCATGGACTCCCGATTTCTGGCCACGGCA GATGCAGGGAATGCTGTGATGGTCTTCCAGCTTGCTTATGAGGACAGCAGGAAAGTATGGAATCTCCTGGGACGCTATTGCTCTCACTACAAGCCCATCCAGGACCTCCTGTTTGGGGTCTGCATGGATACCACTCAGCCTAAGCTGCTGTCCCTTGGATTGGACCGTATACTG ATGGAGTATGGCTTCGAGAGCAGCAGTCAGGGTGAACTGACCATCCGGAGCACTGAGCAAATAGAGCAGAGCGCTGTGCCAACTTGCATGGCCTGGTACCCAGCCCTGACCACAGAGAGCTTTCTGCTCATCGCCTCTGACCAGTACAAAATGAAGCTCTTCAACAGTACCGACAAAATGTGCAG AAAGACAGTCTTAGGCCCCATATATGGTTCCCCAATTAAAAAGATTGCCATTCTGCCCAAGTCAGCAGAGGGGAACCTAGATTCTCGGTATCTTGCCTTCATAACAACAGACAAG GTGGGTCTTGAGATTCTCCCCCTAGATGGTAACCCCTACAAGTCCTTTGCCATCATTTGCCATCCAGCAGGCGTGTCTGCCTTTGCCTGCTCCTGTGATGGAAAGTACATTTTCACCATCGGTGGTCCTGATTACACCATCTTCTCGTGGGAGGCTAACCTGAA TGCTCTGGAGGCTGCAGCATCTCTTGGGGGCCAGGGCCTCATCCCCTTTTACAGCCTCTTAGAAGGAGGGAGAGACGGGGAATTTTTTAAG GAGATGGAAGACTACTTCTACTACTGCCAGCTACGCAGTGAAGGAATAAACTCGATGAAGAAGAGACGGGTTTCCACAAAGATCCCTCTGAAGGAGGTTCCCTTCATTATGAGAGCCCTTGGTTTCTACCCTACAGAGCAGGAG TTGATGGAGATTCAGAATGAAGTCAAGTTCAGCCGATACGCAGAGACAGGGAAGTATGTGACTGACATTGACCTGGAGGACTTCATCAAGCTATTTGTGAACCACAGGCCAGCATTTGGCATCTCTAGGAAAGAGATCCAGCATATATTTGAGGTCCTGGGTGATCCAAATGAGAATGGAGAGCAAAGCGTGAACAGAGAGGAACTGCTTGAGCTTCTACAAACCATAG GGGAAAATAtgacagaggaagagctgaCTGAGTGCTTTACTACATTATTGGGAAGAAATCCTGAGGGTGGACGATCTGAACTGGAAAGCACTGAGCATACAG CTCCTGTGGCCCTCCTGGAAAGTGAATTCCCAACCAATATCACAATGGACATACTTACTGTGGACATCCTGGGCTTCCCTGAAACTATCACAGAGGCATCGTTTTCCGAATTAGAGGGGTCACCTGCTGGATCTCAGTGCTCATAA
- the psmd9 gene encoding 26S proteasome non-ATPase regulatory subunit 9, giving the protein MSMTEENTGPSSTITIEDVQNLVKRKDEIEEQIKAYYDVLEDQGVDMQGPLVDMEGYPRADVDLYQVRTARHNINCLQNDHKAIMLEIEEALHKLHARERAKREQDEAEAQAGGPSEINSLPPPFARVDTITQGSPASQCGLRVGDEIIEFGSVNTENFQNLHNIASVVQHSEGKPLSVTVVRSGQKVQLCLTPQQWSGRGLLGCNIVPLRR; this is encoded by the exons ATGAGCATGACTGAGGAAAATACTGGTCCGAGCTCCACGATAACAATCGAGGACGTTCAGAATCTTGTCAAAAGGAAAGACGAAATCGAAGAACAAATTAAAGCGTACTACGATGTGCTGGAAGAT CAAGGTGTCGATATGCAAGGGCCTTTAGTGGACATGGAAGGCTACCCACGGGCAGATGTGGATCTGTACCAGGTCCGAACTGCGAGACACAACATCAACT GTCTGCAGAATGACCACAAAGCGATCATGCTGGAGATTGAAGAAGCCCTGCACAAACTGCATGCGCGGGAAAGGGCCAAGCGGGAGCAGGATGAGGCAGAGGCTCAGGCAGGGGGTCCATCAGAGATCAACAGCCTGCCTCCACCCTTTGCCCGGGTTGACACCATCACACAGGGATCCCCAGCCAGCCAATGT GGCTTGCGAGTTGGTGATGAGATTATCGAATTTGGCTctgtaaacactgaaaactTTCAGAACCTTCACAACATTGCTTCTGTGGTCCAGCACAGTGAAGGG AAACCCCTGAGTGTCACTGTGGTTCGTAGCGGTCAGAAAGTCCAGCTGTGCCTGACCCCCCAGCAGTGGTCAGGGAGAGGCCTACTGGG ATGTAACATAGTGCCTCTTCGGAGATGA